The following are from one region of the Candidatus Alcyoniella australis genome:
- a CDS encoding SDR family NAD(P)-dependent oxidoreductase, which translates to MSKALVTGGAGFIGSHMAQRLLDLDWDVTVIDNESTGNPANVPKGVRYIKGDVRNRRELAAAFDQPLDLVVHIAGQASTIRSFLDPADDLSVNVNGAIEVMQAVVEHRVPRVLYASSMTAYGLPQRLPVTEDDPTLPVSYYGITKLAAERYLLATGMRSDLDAPPNVTAFRMFNVYGPRQSLSNPYQGVLAIFINAALRGLPIVIHSDGEQSRDFIFIDDVVNAWIAAIDKPASYGQVFNLGSGTLLTVNRLVDSVLADLGKTREDYEVRYEPVRPGDQRHMQAKIAKAAQLLDWQPQVTFEQGLQRTIQWAKTEEES; encoded by the coding sequence ATGAGTAAGGCATTGGTAACAGGCGGAGCGGGATTTATCGGCAGCCACATGGCGCAGCGGCTGCTCGATCTGGACTGGGACGTGACCGTGATCGACAACGAATCCACGGGCAACCCGGCCAACGTGCCAAAGGGCGTGCGCTACATTAAGGGCGACGTGCGCAATCGCCGTGAGCTGGCCGCGGCCTTTGACCAACCGCTTGATCTGGTGGTGCACATCGCCGGGCAGGCCTCGACGATCCGCAGTTTTCTCGACCCGGCGGACGACTTGTCGGTCAACGTCAACGGCGCGATCGAGGTGATGCAGGCCGTGGTCGAGCATCGCGTGCCGCGCGTACTTTACGCCTCGAGCATGACCGCCTATGGCCTTCCCCAGCGGCTGCCCGTGACCGAGGACGACCCGACCCTGCCGGTGAGCTACTACGGCATTACCAAGCTCGCGGCCGAACGCTATCTGTTGGCCACGGGCATGCGCAGCGATTTGGACGCGCCGCCGAATGTCACGGCGTTTCGCATGTTCAACGTCTACGGTCCGCGACAGAGCCTGTCCAACCCCTACCAGGGTGTGCTGGCGATCTTTATCAACGCCGCGTTGCGCGGTCTGCCGATCGTGATCCACTCCGATGGCGAGCAGTCGCGCGACTTCATATTTATCGACGACGTGGTCAACGCCTGGATCGCGGCGATCGACAAGCCCGCGTCCTACGGCCAGGTGTTCAACCTGGGCTCGGGCACGCTGCTGACCGTCAACCGGCTGGTCGACTCGGTGCTCGCGGATTTGGGCAAGACGCGCGAGGACTACGAGGTGCGCTACGAGCCGGTGCGGCCCGGAGACCAGCGCCACATGCAGGCCAAGATTGCCAAGGCCGCGCAGCTGCTGGACTGGCAACCGCAGGTGACGTTCGAGCAGGGATTGCAACGAACCATCCAATGGGCCAAGACCGAGGAGGAGAGTTGA
- a CDS encoding SDR family NAD(P)-dependent oxidoreductase yields MRVLITGGAGFVGCNAANRMMADGHQVALLDNLSRRGSRSNLEWLKGRGDFEFFECDVRDADAVNAALSEFKPQAMIHLAAQVAVTTSVENPREDFEINAQGTLNVLEAARALDELPFVVFASTNKVYGKMEDLKIRQDGRRYAYQDLPHGVDAQRPLDFYSPYGCSKGAADQYVRDYQRIYGLPSCVFRMSCIYGTRQFGVEDQGWVAWFVIAAVLGKQLTIYGDGMQVRDVLFVEDLVDAYARAIAQPQVSAGNIFNIGGGPQRQLSLLELIEMLERRLDRKIEPAFADWRPGDQLIYVSDIRRVEDELGWKQKVDVEQGVERLIDWVSQNKGLFQ; encoded by the coding sequence TTGAGAGTACTGATCACCGGAGGAGCCGGCTTCGTCGGCTGCAACGCGGCCAACAGGATGATGGCCGACGGCCACCAGGTGGCGCTGCTGGACAACCTGTCGCGCCGCGGCTCGCGCTCGAACCTCGAGTGGCTCAAGGGGCGCGGCGATTTCGAGTTCTTCGAGTGCGACGTGCGCGACGCCGACGCGGTGAACGCCGCGCTAAGCGAATTCAAGCCGCAGGCGATGATCCATCTCGCGGCGCAGGTCGCGGTCACGACCTCGGTTGAGAATCCGCGCGAAGATTTCGAGATCAACGCCCAGGGCACGCTCAACGTGCTCGAGGCGGCGCGCGCGCTGGACGAGCTGCCGTTCGTGGTCTTCGCCTCGACCAACAAGGTCTACGGCAAGATGGAGGACCTCAAAATCCGGCAAGATGGTCGGCGCTACGCCTACCAGGACCTGCCCCACGGCGTGGACGCTCAGCGGCCGTTGGATTTCTACTCGCCCTACGGCTGCTCCAAGGGCGCGGCCGACCAGTACGTGCGCGACTATCAACGGATCTACGGCCTGCCCAGCTGCGTGTTCCGCATGAGCTGCATCTACGGCACGCGGCAGTTCGGCGTCGAGGATCAGGGCTGGGTCGCCTGGTTCGTAATCGCCGCGGTGCTGGGCAAACAATTAACAATCTATGGCGACGGGATGCAGGTGCGCGACGTGCTGTTCGTTGAGGACCTGGTCGACGCCTACGCCCGCGCGATCGCGCAGCCGCAGGTCTCGGCGGGTAATATCTTCAACATCGGCGGCGGGCCGCAGCGCCAGCTTTCGCTGCTGGAGCTGATCGAAATGCTCGAGCGCCGACTGGATCGCAAGATCGAACCGGCGTTCGCGGACTGGCGTCCCGGCGACCAGTTGATCTACGTCTCGGACATCCGCCGCGTGGAGGACGAGCTGGGCTGGAAGCAAAAGGTTGACGTGGAGCAGGGCGTGGAGCGGCTGATCGATTGGGTTTCGCAAAACAAAGGTCTGTTCCAGTGA
- a CDS encoding radical SAM protein produces the protein MSTRSSLKSQLVNFQVFRPFFPIGRLIVETVTFPLDYYLRGGRGRRLPSIINFNVTTRCNLNCEFCFNAENSIQRGEELDLAQIERLFNELGTERSGIFLSGGEPFVRKDLPDIVQLAKRRGCATGIVTNGLLPERETLASLVAAGNDVMIFSFHGMAQNHDRAVGLPGAFERSMNNLRTYGGELGGKGCMVNYIITEQSLDDLPAFIDLAQDLPIRTVRISHLNCLTHAEFDAQRRVLDKNFPGVESEVLAYCHSPNPDDFIDKLLDILERYGEKIVLKPILDQAEMRSWYSERFEIKRRCVFIWRSTFLNADGEVYPCQFIYLPMGNVRGQSMEQIWNNERYTAYRRLVKGGLMPGCARCCKL, from the coding sequence TTGAGCACGCGCAGCAGCCTGAAAAGCCAGCTGGTCAATTTCCAGGTCTTCCGGCCGTTCTTCCCGATCGGTCGGCTGATCGTGGAGACCGTGACCTTTCCGCTGGACTACTATCTGCGCGGCGGCCGCGGGCGGCGTCTGCCCTCGATCATCAACTTCAACGTCACCACCCGCTGCAATCTCAACTGCGAGTTCTGCTTCAACGCCGAGAACTCGATACAGCGCGGCGAGGAGCTGGATTTGGCCCAGATCGAACGGCTGTTCAACGAGCTGGGCACCGAGCGCAGCGGGATATTTCTTTCGGGCGGCGAGCCGTTCGTGCGCAAGGACCTGCCCGATATCGTCCAGCTGGCCAAGCGCCGCGGCTGCGCCACGGGGATCGTAACCAACGGGCTGTTGCCCGAGCGCGAGACGCTGGCCTCGCTGGTGGCTGCGGGCAACGACGTAATGATCTTCAGCTTCCACGGCATGGCGCAGAACCACGACCGGGCGGTGGGCTTGCCCGGCGCGTTCGAACGCTCGATGAACAACCTGCGAACCTACGGCGGAGAGCTTGGCGGCAAGGGCTGCATGGTCAACTACATCATCACCGAGCAGTCGCTGGACGACCTGCCGGCGTTCATCGATTTGGCCCAGGATTTGCCGATCCGCACCGTGCGCATCAGTCACCTGAACTGCCTGACCCACGCTGAGTTCGACGCCCAGCGCCGGGTGCTCGACAAGAATTTCCCGGGCGTGGAGTCCGAGGTGCTCGCCTACTGCCATTCGCCGAACCCCGACGACTTCATCGACAAACTGCTGGACATCCTCGAACGCTACGGCGAAAAGATCGTGCTCAAGCCGATCCTCGACCAGGCTGAGATGCGCTCGTGGTATTCCGAGCGTTTCGAGATCAAACGACGTTGCGTATTCATCTGGCGTTCGACGTTCCTCAATGCCGACGGCGAGGTCTACCCCTGCCAGTTCATCTACCTGCCGATGGGCAACGTGCGCGGACAGAGCATGGAGCAGATTTGGAACAACGAGCGCTACACCGCCTACCGGCGGCTGGTCAAAGGCGGGCTAATGCCCGGCTGCGCCCGCTGTTGCAAGCTGTGA
- a CDS encoding carbamoyltransferase C-terminal domain-containing protein — protein MKILALSDNHGSGATLLDGDRVLLAVNQERLDRRKNSGEFPWQTIDAVLQSAGWSPQDVDLVALASNFTPSFPLRLFNRRHERMRRNAGQFSYLFNLYILYQVAALSLPPTWQLDMLLSKLLISRRLRARGFKAPLRFVEHHTSHAAAAFLTSPFSEATVITMDAMGDGLSVTVSVGRPDGSLDRVFRQKGLCSLSSYYSRATEFLGFTPNRHEGKLTGLAAYGDPFPLLDQMNRLLHFRSPGLSRLNYCLKQSPRLGHYRELRRHSREDVAAALQLNLEREAVKFVRHWVEITGVRNVALAGGVFENVKLNQRIHELDSVEQIYIFPNMSDSGLAYGAALYAAGLEPHPLPTVYTGFEFDARSIERAAAQWPHGVEQPENMEHEAAALLAKGKVVARFCDRMEYGPRALGNRSILYSAVDPAVNDWLNRRLKRTEFMPFAPATLVEHADECFNGVGGAEFTARFMNICFNCTPFTRERTPGVVHVDNTARPQLVAEQDNPSYYRTLRRYHELTGLPTLINTSFNMHEEPIVCTPEDAIRSFHEGHLDYLVLGHLLLKGPEADREKGA, from the coding sequence ATGAAGATTTTGGCGCTGTCGGACAACCACGGCTCGGGCGCGACGCTGCTCGATGGCGACCGGGTGCTGTTGGCGGTCAACCAGGAGCGCCTGGATCGCCGTAAGAACTCGGGCGAGTTCCCCTGGCAGACCATCGATGCGGTGCTCCAGAGCGCGGGCTGGTCGCCGCAGGACGTTGACCTGGTCGCGCTGGCGAGCAACTTCACGCCATCCTTTCCCTTAAGATTGTTCAACCGCCGACACGAGCGCATGCGGCGCAACGCCGGGCAGTTCAGCTACCTGTTCAACCTCTACATCCTCTACCAGGTCGCCGCGCTGAGCCTGCCGCCGACCTGGCAGCTGGACATGCTGCTCTCTAAGCTGCTGATCAGCCGCCGTCTGCGCGCACGCGGTTTCAAGGCGCCGCTGCGATTCGTCGAGCACCACACGTCTCACGCCGCGGCGGCGTTTCTCACCTCGCCGTTTTCCGAGGCCACGGTGATCACAATGGACGCGATGGGCGACGGCCTGAGCGTCACGGTCAGCGTCGGCCGCCCTGACGGCAGCCTCGATCGCGTGTTCAGGCAAAAGGGCCTGTGCTCGCTGAGCAGCTACTACTCGCGCGCCACCGAGTTCCTGGGGTTTACGCCCAACCGCCACGAGGGCAAGCTCACCGGCCTGGCAGCCTACGGCGACCCGTTCCCGCTGCTCGATCAGATGAACCGACTGCTGCACTTCCGCTCGCCGGGCCTCTCAAGGCTCAACTACTGCCTCAAGCAGTCGCCGCGATTGGGTCACTACCGCGAGCTGCGACGCCATTCGCGCGAGGACGTGGCAGCCGCACTGCAACTCAACCTCGAGCGCGAGGCGGTCAAGTTCGTGCGGCACTGGGTCGAGATCACCGGCGTGCGCAACGTGGCGCTGGCCGGCGGCGTGTTCGAGAACGTCAAACTCAACCAACGGATCCACGAGCTGGACTCGGTGGAGCAAATCTACATCTTCCCCAATATGTCCGATTCCGGCCTGGCCTACGGCGCGGCGCTGTATGCCGCGGGGCTTGAGCCGCATCCGCTGCCCACGGTCTACACCGGGTTCGAGTTCGATGCCCGGAGCATCGAGCGGGCGGCAGCGCAGTGGCCCCACGGGGTCGAGCAGCCCGAGAACATGGAGCACGAGGCGGCCGCGCTGCTGGCAAAAGGTAAAGTCGTGGCGCGCTTCTGCGATCGGATGGAATATGGGCCGCGGGCCCTGGGCAACCGCTCGATTCTCTACAGCGCGGTCGACCCGGCGGTCAACGACTGGCTCAACCGGCGGCTGAAGCGCACCGAGTTTATGCCCTTTGCGCCCGCGACCCTGGTCGAGCACGCGGACGAGTGTTTCAACGGCGTGGGCGGCGCGGAGTTCACTGCACGCTTTATGAACATCTGTTTTAATTGTACGCCGTTCACTAGGGAGCGTACCCCGGGCGTGGTGCATGTGGACAACACGGCGCGGCCGCAGCTGGTGGCCGAGCAAGACAATCCGAGTTACTACCGGACTCTGCGGCGCTATCACGAGCTGACCGGCCTGCCGACCCTAATCAACACCTCGTTCAACATGCACGAGGAGCCGATCGTCTGTACGCCCGAAGACGCCATCCGCTCGTTCCACGAGGGACACCTGGACTACCTAGTGCTCGGCCACCTGCTGCTCAAGGGGCCGGAGGCGGACAGGGAGAAGGGGGCGTGA